The genomic window AGCTACTTGATTGCTGAAAATTCTTGGTGTGCAAGTTGATAGAGTAATCACTCAACTTAGAAATTGTTTCTAATTTTAGCAATAACACGTGGAAATTATTTCTTCAGTAGCAGTACCTTGAATTCGATATGTATATTCAATTTAATTGGAACTTTAGTACAAATGGTTCACTAGATCATATTGAGTTTGATACGCATTGTCCTTATTGCGGCAAGTggttaattaaatatttaatcttGATATGCCCATGTGTTTTTTCAGTTCTTGTAAACCTTGGCCCTGACTGTTAGTACACTGCAGGTATTCTGGGATGTCCAAGAAGGATATAAAAACGCGCTGTCCAGTTTGCCGTGGTCACTGCAATTGTAAACAATGCACCCTTGGTTTGACCAAGGGTGCTTTGTGTAAggtgattatttttatttgagattTAACCGCATCATGAGCAATTTGACAATgctattttattttgttgtatttatttgttttttgtCTTGGATCTTCAGGAATCACCAAGTGATCAGGGGGGCATACTCAGGATAAAAATTTCCAATCATCAGTTTTACAAGCTTTTACCTGTTAAACTTAACCAGGAGCAGCTTGATGAATTGGAATTAGAAGCTAAAATACAAGGTTTGTTTGTACCATTTTTTATTTGGATCTCTTGTGGTTCTAGTGTGATTTAATTGTCTACTCTTAATTAGGAACAAAAATATCTCATGTCCGCATCCAGGTTGCCGAAAATGGCCAGAGTGAGTCACTCAACTGGTAAGTTCTAATATCTGTTATTTCTATCATTATCAGTTACATAAGACCTAGTAGCATGTATATGTTGGGGCACCAAAATGTGCCCGGAACAGAACACGGCGAGAGCCCCTCCCCACCGGGAAGgcttaagcttggagaagaacaGTAAGCCaaaaggagagagcgagagagaaacATAGTCTATGTATTGGTGAAAAAGTTGTCTCTCCCCCTGCCCTTCGCGGCTTACTTTATAGAGAGAAGTTGCAGGGGAAATTACTAGCCTGcctctaagatattatgttacaataaTGTGCATTGGAGggtattttggatatttcactCCTTTACATGTGATGTGGTGACTAAGATATTATGATCGCTATAGTAATACTACAGTACATCGTCTAAATATCTCAAGGCTGGGGTGTTTCCCCAACAGTATCTCAGTTTAATCAATTTCTTCCTTCACTCATATTATCATATATACTTATGTTGAGCATGGCATATCTCGATCTTGTAAATGAACAGTTAGGTATTTCTTTGGTCATACATATGTTAATCCTGCATGTTAATGTTCGTTACTAGCTTAATACCACTACCGTTCCAGTTTCACCTGTTCATATATATGGGTCTTAAAACAAAGCAATCCTATAACCTTTGCCTGTTAGATAACATTAGGCATTCTAGATGAGTTGTGGTGCCTCATGGCTTTTTGCACTGAAGCATCATAGAGAAATTGCATTGAAGCATCTTAGAGAGAGCTCTCAGTTATTTTGTTATTTAAGCCTTTTTTCCCGTTATGCCTGCTGTAGTGGTTATGCTGCCTTTTCATTTATTTGTTAATTGCACTTCTATTCTGTTGCATTTTCTCGTATAACCAGATATCTTATCAAATGTTATTTGAAAGCAGCAATAACTGTAAGCTCTCAGCGGACCAATTCCTGAGAAGCTGCCCAACATGCCCATTTAAGCTCTGCCTAAGTTGCTGTGAGAAGATACGTGAAGGAAATATGTCGGAGGGCACCCCTGAAGATAAATTTGCACACAGGTTGCTTCAACAAGAATCAGTCCATGAGGATGGCAGCATGACTTGCCCTTCCATTGAGCTGGGTGGCTGCGGGGAAGCTCTGCTGAACTTGATATATGCGTCCCCATCTGGGCAGTCTGAAGAATTCAGTTCAGGAGATGAGCTAGATGCTCCAGGCAATCATTCTGGAGTCAAGGATTCTCGACCTCATCGCTCACCTGTACCAGAGAGTAATGGAAGATTTTCTGCTGCCCGGACAGAAACCATGTCCACATAATCACCAAAGATGTAGCTCTCCTTGCAGATATACATTCATCTTTCATGTGGGAGCGCCATAATTGCGCAAGCAGATATGTTCGTTCTGAAGCCTTAAAGAGTAGTGGGTAGGTTGCCTAATTTAGTGTTTATCGGCCAATATGGCCATTGATTTTAGGTCTGTGACCTGGGGATTTTCTTGACTAGTCCTGTGTTTGTTCATCTTTGATTTGGACGTCGTTGTGTCGGACATCATTGTACATATGTTATGACTTCATTTATCATTGCTGTTGCTGATTGAAGATTGTTTTGTTGGTCGTGGTGCCGTTAATAGAGGTGGCCTATCCGTGCTGGGTATCTCTATGTGCAGTATCTGTATGCACTATTCAATAGCACTTCTTTTCGAGCAAACGTATTCAGTAGCACTTGAATGGCACTGTGGACATGTGAGTTATCAGCAACGGTATTGCTAAACTTTACCGAGTGTGTCTTCATTCTATCTCTGGTGAGGTTAGGATTAGgaggggttagggttaggggAGAAGATTTCTCTCATGAGTTCAgggttggggttcaacaaagtACTTTTTAGGTTTAGAGGGATGTCTGAGGTAGCAGGGCGGTCTAACGGTGGTAGCAGCTGGTGAGGATGCCGTTGGCCACGGAAGGAGGAAGACTAGCGGTTGCGAAGCTAGGTTAATGCAACAGTGGTTGACGGTGGTAGGGGTGTTAATCTGTGGAGATGCTCGTCGGTAGGGACTAGAGGAGATTACGAGGAAGAAGATGGGATGACCGTTAGATGTGGATCTAACAGTGGAAAAAATCAAATgagaaaaggaggagaaatgcttgAGTGAGTTATACACGAGGCCATCAACGATCAGAATTGACATTGCCACGTTTCATTCAGTTGCAATCCATAGAGCTTAAACGAGTTACCATGACAGAGGTTGTCCGCGTCCGACAAGAACTGGCCAAGCGCAGCGCGCGAAACCTCCACGCCGATCCCTGCCTCCCCCACCACGAACAACTTGTTCATCTTCTGCTCCGCATACAACGGCCAGCAAAGCATAGGCACGCGCGCCGCGATCCCCTCCAGCACCGAGTTCCACCTGCACTGCATCACAAACGCGCCTGTGGCCCTGTTAGTGAGCACGTCCACCTGTGGCGCCCACAGCTCGACGATGAGGCCCCGGCCGTTCGTCCTCTCCAAGAACCCGTCCGACAGGAGTGCGTCGAGGTCTAGGTTGGCGCCGGGGTTTAACGGCCTCTCAGGGTCGGCACGGAAAGGGGCTCGCACCACCCACAAAAACCTGTGGCCGGACCTCTCCATGCCGACGCAATCTCCTTAAGCTGCTCCTCTGAGTGGCTGACGACCACGCCTGTGCTTCCGAAGCAGAGGAACACGACGCTGTGCTCTGGTTGTTCCTTAAGCCATGTGTGGCACTCGTGCTTTCCTTTTGTCTCGCCGGCCCCCATGACCAACAGCCCAACACAGTACACCGGAGGTACCGTGTACTTGCTGTCGGGGACAATCCGCGGGTCCCTGAGTGCTCCCATCGCCCGATCCTCTAGCGACGCGAACGTGTTCACCAAGACGCCATCGCGCTCTGGGTTCCTACGCATTTTGTTCATCATCACGTTGTATATCTTGCTTAATCATGAAATTAGAGTTTAATTAAATTATTGTTATTGTATGTAACGGTCTCCTTCCGGGGTTTATAACTTTGGATCTACATATCTGATTGACATGATTCTTATTGGATTAGTTTCGTAACTTTCTCAACTTTCTGTCGTTAAAATTTGAGGTCAATTGGAGCTATGGACTTGAATCTACATCCTTTTTAGTAACGTGTCCGCAGTCAGTCTAAAGTGGAATATGAGATTAAGTTAAAAATTTTATTAGGGTGAATTgttaatcataaaaaaataaatttgaatttcacaatcattcaccccttGATTGCCTTATTAGTGAGTAATAGATCATATGCAATTGTTGTGGCATGGAACCACTATATCAATGTGCTCTCAAGCTTCTATAGAGTGGGAGTGAGAAAGTGAAAGGGATGGAGGGAGAGAGTGCAATGGTGAAAAAAATGTCTCAACGAGCCTTTCATTGAGCACctatgaccctatttatagaTGTACATGGCTGGCTAATTACAGGTTTGCTCCCACTCATATATATTACAGGAATGCCTTCGGAGGATCATCTAGCGGGGGTCATGGACGTAAACTCTGAGGGGCTACACAGGATATTTACAATCGTGTCCCTAATAACGAACCCTACCCCTAGGGACGTACAAAGCATTATATCCCATGTCCCGATCCCTAGTGCGGCGACCCATACTGCCGCGCCGTGCGTGAGTCAAGGCGGTTGGGATTTGCGGTGCATCCTCTTGCTTTGGCGAGTCCTGAGTAGCAGCGGAGTATCTAGCTTCAGATGGGGACCCTCAAAGACGGGCTTCATCGTCGAGGCTTAAGTATGGTCCTCCTTCGCTTGGGATTCTGCGTGCTACCATTCATAGCCCCTCACAAGGCCTCATGGAGACCCTCACGAGAAGGAGGGGCTACAAAGGGCTCTTCGCCTTGGGTCGGCCCTAGAGAGGGGTAAGCAGGGTAGCTGCCCTAGGCCCCTAAAACCTAGGGGGCCTGCCCATATAACTATACATGCATACTATCTGTGACCCAACAAAGCACAACAGTCTAAATTATAATCGACTGGCGGCCACAGTTATATGATCGTGCATGGGCTTTGGCCTTAGGCTGGCTCAAAAGAAGCACCTTTGCTACTTTGGTTCCTTCATAGTAGGTTAGTAGTAGCCCAATTAGCAGTCCTCTCGTGCGCAGAGAAGTCAATGAGATCACTTCCTCTCGTGCAGTCCTACCTATTTCGTTCAATGGTGATCGGATTCAAGAACTCAGCGTAAGTCTTAAGGGATACAATCGATGACTCGACGACAGGGCGATCGGCGTTCACCATTTGCAGACCTCAATTTGCGTGTTTCCAACCCTTACTTTCCTCCTAAAATGAGGGTATGCCTAACGCCGGACCTAACACATGATTATCTTCCTTCGGTTGTCCCCAACCCAAGCTTTAAGGTTACCCACCCATTGCAGATTTACAGTAAGCCATCAATTGATGGGATGTGGATACAAATTCTTGCAAGTTTCACGTGATAATTGGTAATATTTCTTTAAATTGATTTGGTGCTTTTATAGCTTTGCTTCTAGTATAATCGTTGCCAAACATATTGCATTTGAAATTGGGTGTAGAGCCATCATTTCTAGTAAAGTGTCGTGCTATTAGAaagaaacaatttgatgaaaCTGATTACAATGAAGAAATTCCATAAGCTGAGAAGGCTTTTGAAGTTAATCACTTTTTTGTTATGGTTGATATGTGTAAGACCAGGATCCTAGGTTCCCATGTTCCTCCTATATCAGTCTCTGaatcaagtagctaatacgCACATAATTCAATAGATTCTCTGTGAAAGTTAGAAAAGTTGTGGTATTGATGCTTGGTaaagattccctgtgaaagttgTTACtttgtgtggtcatttcattctgcaaaagttctataatgagttattgttgcatCTACTTAGAAGGCAGAGAATCCTATAAAAACATTGGACTTAGAAAAAATGTATCGGTAAAATGATAAATCCCGGCCAACAATACGGAAACACAGTAAAAACTGCTAATATAGAAAACAACTATTACGCACAAATTATCGCATAGTCCTTACATCAGAAACATAAGTAATACACAACTAATGCAGCTTAGTTCTCACATCACGAACATCAAATTGTAACTTTCCGACGTGTATGCCGTATGGTAGTGTTATTGTGTTATGTAATCATACTCGAATAAATTATCACCGGCCT from Phragmites australis chromosome 14, lpPhrAust1.1, whole genome shotgun sequence includes these protein-coding regions:
- the LOC133890337 gene encoding UDP-glycosyltransferase 88A1-like — encoded protein: MERSGHRFLWVVRAPFRADPERPLNPGANLDLDALLSDGFLERTNGRGLIVELWAPQVDVLTNRATGAFVMQCRWNSVLEGIAARVPMLCWPLYAEQKMNKLFVVGEAGIGVEVSRAALGQFLSDADNLCHGNSFKLYGLQLNETWQCQF